CTTGCCATGCGCTTTTCAAGAATGCAAAAAAAAGAGAGAAAAGAAAGGGCAAAATCCCTTCTTGAAGACCTGGGGCTGGAAGACCGGCTCAATCATAAACCTACGGAGCTCTCAGGTGGAGAACAGCAAAGGGTTTCTATTGCAAGGGCTCTGGCAAATAAACCTGCCCTGATTCTGGCTGACGAGCCTACAGGTGAGGTCGATAGCAAAACAAGGGACTCCGTTGTGCAGATTTTTAAGGAATTGAGCCAGAAGGGACAGACAATTCTTGTTGTAACTCACGACCCCGAGGTTGCAAAGGAGTGTTCGAGGGTGCTCAGGATTACGGATGGGATGATTAAAGATCATTAGGCTACAGGGAATTAAAACAGTTATAGTAAAGAGTTCGTCCCTAAGGGTTGATCAGGGTTCAAAATAACTCAATTTGAAACCTGTTCCAGAATTATTTTTCGTATATAGAAACCATAATGATTATAAAAATCAATTACTTTTTCATTTCCATCCCCTACAGCAACTATTTTTGATTTTACCTTATTTTTATCCAGCCATTCCAGGGCTTTTTCCATTAATTGGCTTCCAATCCCATGTTTGCGATATTCTTTTTCCACATACAGTGAATCTATTTCCCCTATCATTTCTTTATCAATTGTGCTAATGCAATATCCAATATATTGTCCTGTATCTTTATCTTTTACTAAGTTGACTCTCATAGCCGCTTTTGAATCATCTGTTAATTCGTTAACTCTATCTTGAAATCTTTTATTCGCATAAGTATCTGCAAAATATTTTGATTTATTTTTATGATGGGTTCTGGAACCCTGCCATAAAGATTCTATTAAATATAGTGATTCCTGAGCACCATCGGTATACTCAACATTAATCATGTTTTTTCCTTCCTGTTATTTAGTGAAGTCTCTATATGCTTATAATCTCTTTATACACCCTAGATCTCTTCAAACTCCCATCCAAGGTGTTCTTTTATTACTATATACGCCATTGCAGGCGGAATAATTCCTATATCAGTTACTATCATATCGATGTATTCAGAGGGAGTAAAGTCAAAAGCCGGATTTTTCACCTGCACATGAGGGAGTTCTGCCAGAACCGAAGGGTCGACAACTTCATCTGTGGACCTTTCTTCGATTTCTATAGGTATTCCCAGGATAGTGCTCGGGCTGAATTTGAAGGTCTCGGCAGCTACCATGAAACTTTTTCTGGCTTCGTGGGCAGCAAGGGCGAGCTGGGAAGTCCCTATTTTGTTTACAAGGGCTCCGTTTGCTGCAATCGCATCAGCTCCGACTATCACTTTATCCACATCTTTCATATAGTAGCGCACAGCAGAGTCCACAATAAGGGTTGTGGGGATTCCAAAGCCGTTAAGGTGCCTGACTGTCAGCAACCCCTGGCGCCTGGGGCGGCTTTCAGTTGCGATAACTGAAATATTTTTTCCGTCTTCAAAAGCCGTTGTAATTATGGAAAGGGCGGCATGGGAATTGCAGTGAGTCATTATTACGTCCCCGTCCTGAACTCTCCCTGCTCCAATTTTTCCAATTCTTCCAAGAGCTTTATCTGCCCTCTCGATAAAGAGGTTGGCGTTATTGATGACCTCCTTCCTGGCGTTCTCTACATTATCAGAAGAATATCTGGAAGAGAGCTTTACGGCGTTAGGGAGGGATACGGCTGTAGGGCGTGTGCTGATAAGGTAATTGGAGACTTCCGTGATCCCGGCTGCAAATTCCTCAATAGAAGCAGCCTCGAGCCCTGCAGCATAGTCCCTGATTACTTCAGCTGCAGCTTTTGCAATCCTGCCTGCACCCCGGATTTCCATTGTCCGGATCTTTTCTGCGGTTTCCTGAACTTCTTTCATAATATAAGGGATAGTCAGCGCCTGATTTATAGCTATCTTTCAGCTCTCCTTCTCTCATTGAAAGACCGGAGGAGGACAAAGACCGGAATTGATCTGGTTATACTTTCTTTATTTTTTCTGATCTATCCCTGTAGTAAGCAAAAAGGTCTTCTCCCCATTTAAGTGCAACAGGGTCAAAACACAGGACATCGCGCGTATGGTCAAAAGCGCCGTTAGAAAAAGGAAGACTCAAAGAGAGAAATTTATCAGTGACAACATGAGAAAATTCTATTTTTTCCTCGCATACATATAAACAGGTGTTATCGAGGCTGAGAAATTCCCTTAATTCAGACCTGTATTCTCCTTTTATTCTCTCATAAACCGGAAGGGTCACAAGAAGAGTTACATCTGCTCCATTTTTCGCAAAAGAAAGGAAAAGGGAAGGGTAAAGAGGAAAAAAGATGGCGGAAATTCCTTTTATCTTTCTCGATACTGTAAGTTTTTCCACGAATTCCCTGTGAGGTTCAAAGAGGTGTGTCCAGTCAGGAGGTTCGGAAAAGATACAGTTCTCCAGATCTCCAATCCTGCTCTTTAAAGGAGAAGGCAAACACTCAACTGCATGGTCTGCCCAGTAATCGTAGTTCCTGGAAAAGACATTTAATACACGCATCATCGCGTGCATTCTCTCAGCTACCGCTATGCCAAGAGGAGACAGAAAGTAAGAGTCTTCTGTCCTGAATACCAGAGAATCATCCCTTAATTTTTTAATCTGGGGAAGAATGGCTACAGCGCTCGTATCCAGATTTGTTTTTATTTCTTCTATATTTTTTGGCCCCTCTTTTAAAAATAAAAGAAGATTTTTCCTTTTTTCGGAGAGGAAAATCAATTCTAGAAGCGAGTTACTCATGTCTATAAGAGATAAGTAAAGACTTGATAAGTATCTTTCGTATTATTCAACTATTTTTATTCAAAAGCGTGAAACCAGATATGAAAATTTTTTTGGGATGTGAAGGTAAAAAAGTGGTAGACTATCAGGACAGAAAAGAATAAAGAATGAGAGATATTGCAGAGCAAAAATTAACCAAAACTGAAAATGCAAGAAGTTATTTGAGCCAGAGTAAGTGGATTTTGAGGCAGTGAAATAATTCAATGGGAAGTAAATTTTAAGGTCGTATAGGTTATATACCTCTATAACATAAAGAGGAAGTTGACGGTTAAGAGTTAAGGGGTTTTTCTCTTAATCGTAGGGGTTGAATCACACAATTGGGAGCCATATCAGAGGTGGCAAGCGGCTCCCAATTATAACACCACCGATCTTGGAGAACTTTTATCTTCCAGTATTCATCATTTTTCTATCATCCAATCATAAAAAATATAAGAAATGGTGAAAATATAGCCCAATATATTTACATAGTTCAGTAAAGATTATAGAACTTATGAGAATTTACGGACTAAGAATTTTTTTGAATATAGTAGGAGATAAATAAAAAGTGTTCAGGACATATTGTTTAAAAAAAGAAAAACTGTTCATTTTGGATTTTTTAAGATTTATTTCATAAGAGAAAAGAAATAAATTAAGAGGTAATTTTGACTGGCTTGAAATTTTTAATGCTAACAAATAATTTAATAAAATAAGATATTTTAAACTCAGATAAAAAAATACAGTCATCTATAATTTGAGTATTAGCAAATATTTTATGACGTTTATGTTATATAACTAGAAATCATAAGAATTTGATAGAGATTGAGAGTTAATGGGTTTCCTCTCAGTCCAATGGGGTTGGATCATCAGTAGGGACCTAGGAAAGGAAAATTCGGTCCCTATTTCCTTCTTACAGAAATAAAATCAAACTTTTTTCCAGAGCAAATTCTTCCTGAGGACCTGATTTTTAAATTAATTTATATTTTGCTAATGAATTTACCTCTTTATGAATGAATTTACTTCTTTATGAATGAATTTACCTCTTTATAAATGAATTTACCTCTTTATAAATGAATTTACCTCTTTATAAATGAATTTACCTCTTTATAAATGAATTTACCTCTTTATAAATGAATTTACCTCTTTATAAATGAATTTACCTCTTTATAAATGAATTTACCTCTTTATAAATGAATTTACCTCTTTATAAATGAAGATTGATCAAATTGATTATCAGGATAATCAACTGAAACTGTGATTTTTTGTTATTAGTTAATCTGTTCATCGAAGCTACACATCTTTAAAGAGACCGATAAAAATCGAGAGCGGATTAATACTCTGGATTTTTTTTGTATTATCAATTAAATACAGAATTTATAAATAGTATTCAGAGAATATGAAACAGGTTAATTAAATTAACCCGACAGATAATGAAAAGTAATTGAAGTAGGAGTTGAGAACCTGGATTTCAATGATGCTAATTTCGATACCGCTGTAAAGTTCCACGGACATGTCTGCCCTGGCATATCGATAGGATACAGAGTGGCTATGCTGGCTACCGAGCGTTTTAAAGACAGGAGCGAAGATGAAGAACTCGTTGCAGTTGTGGAAAACAGGTCCTGTGCAGTAGATGCGATTCAGGCAATCAACGGCTGTACCTGCGGGAAAGGAAACCTCATCTTCAAAGAACATGGAAAGCACGTATATACATTTTACAAAAGAGGAAGCGAAAAAGCCCTGAGAATTTCCCTTAAACCCGATGCCTTACCCCAGGATAGTAGACATACTGCTCTTTTCGCAAAACTGAGGGCAGGCACTGCAAGCCCGGAAGAAGAAAAAGAGTTTCAGGCTTCACATGATGCGAAAAGCCAGAGAATCCTGGAAATGCCGGAAGAGGAGCTTTTCCGTGTCAGTGAAGTGAATATTGAGCCCCCGGAGAAAGCCATAATCTACCCCACAGTCATATGCAGCAAATGCGGAGAAGGATTTATGGAACCCCTGGGAAGGGTTAAAAATGGAGAAATTGTCTGCATCTCCTGTTTTGAGGCAAAAAATGAGTGAAAATTCAGAAAATGCTCCCGAAAAAGTTGAGTTTACCCCCATAGGCTACGTGGAAAATGACTACTTTAAACCGGAGTATAAAGAAGAGGTCTACGAGAAGGTTTCAAAAATTGTCCTGAGAGAAGATCTGGTAGACGGCCTTTACAGGGTAGAAGAGCTTGAAAAACTCTATATCCTCTTTTATTTCAGCAAATCGGAAGGTTATAAGCTGATCCACCGCCGCCGTTATGACGGAGAGATGTCAGGAGTCTTCGCAAGCAGGAGCCCATACCGGCCCAATGGGATAGGTCTTACCCTTGTGGAGCTCTTGAAAGTAGAGGGCAACGTGCTCTATGTAAAAGGCATTGATGCCATCAACGGGACGCCTGTACTGGACATTAAGCCATACATGAAAGACCTTGAAGAAAAAGCGAAAGAAAAAGCGAAGTGAAAAATCGCAAAAAAACAGTATCTAAAACCGATAAATCAAAAAATAAAGCCTTTTTTCAAATAAAAAAGAAAAGGGGAATTACCCTTTTCTAAGTTTCATTTACATTTTCTTTTTCCGGAATCCCAGATAAATTCCACCCACCACTGCTACCACAAAGAGAGTTCCAATGATATCAGCTCCTGAGAAGGACATACCACCACTTTCCGCTTCTTCAGACGATTCTTCTTTCTGCATCTCATAACCTTCCACGTAGTCAGGATCTGCAGATTGTCTGACCTCAGGGGCAGGTTCAGGGGAATCCACACCATATCCTGCATCAGAATTCTGAACGGTCTGGTTGCTGACCGGTTCTTCGGTGTTTGATTTGGCAGTCTGGTTAAGTTTTTCGGCAACACTCGTCTGGTGCCCATTGCTGCTCCTATGCTCTTCAGTCCTTTCCTGCTTAAGAGATTCCTGCGTAGCCTCTTCAATCGCTTCGACAAAACCGGGTACTGATACAAGGCCCGATACGTAGTTGTTGAGGAGAGAATTCCCGCAGGTGTGGTGGCAGCAGGTAACCCCGTCTTTGACCACGGACTCTGCATATTCCTCAGCCAGGCTTTTGAGGACATCATCCGATGCGTCCCAGCTCCCCTTGCGGGCAGTCTCCAGCATCCGGGCAGTCATGGACTGGTATGCGTAGGGGTTGTTCTGCTTTACCCAGTCGCTGAGTTCCTGGTCTGCCATATAGGTCTGGTATACCTTATTCCACATATCATCGCTGATCAAATCCGGGTTTGTGGCTTCCCAGCCCCAGAGGTTTTCAACGAAATCCGACATTTCCCTTGCTCCTGCATAGCCGTTTCCCTGCATGCCGTCAATCCATCTGGGATTGAAATATCGGGAATAAGTTTCCCTTTTGAGGAATTCTTCCAGGGTTTCGGTTTTCTCATCCCCTCCGGTCAGCATATTCGTAATAAATGAATCAGGATACTCCCCTCCGGAAACGGAACTGACAGCAAGATTCAGCCCTCCCAGATACTGGAAAAAGTCATCGTTGTCAAGGGTCCCGTAAAGGTTTGTGCTCCGGCTGTGAACTGTGGCTTCAACCCCTTCAAGGCTCTTTTTGAAAAGGTCCTTAAGGTTTTCGCCCCAGACGTTTTCTCCGTAAGCATTGCACATCCTGTTGATGTAAAGATCTGCAAGAGCATCATTGCTCTCCCAGGTATCACTTGCTGAAACAGCGTTCGGAAGCCCTGTGCCGTAGGCGCCGTCCTCAGACCCGAAAATCCTGAGCAGGGAAAGGTCCAGTGCCTCACTTTCATTAAGTGAACCCTTACTCATCAAAGAGGTCTTCAGAGCATCAGCATTTTCCCTGACATAGTTAGGGGAATCCTCCTGGGCATAAGCAAGTTTTACAGCTTTATCCAGCAGGCGCACCTTGTCAGGATACATATCCCTGTAAAGCCCTGAGATCTGGATTACCACATCAATCCTGGGCCTTCCCAGAGTCTCCATGGGAATAGCTTCCACATCAACCACCCTGCCGCTGTTCCATACAGGTTTGACGCCGAGCAGGTAGAGGATCTCTGCTTCCATGACCCCTTCGTGCCTGGTAGTCTCTCCTGCCCATAGGACATAAGCCACTTTTCTCGGGTAATTCCCGTGCTCGGCGAGATATGCTTCAAGCATCTGGTCAGCCATCTCCTGCCCGAGAGTCCAGGCGGCTTCCGTCGGCACTATCCTCTGGTCAAAAGCATAAAAGTTTCTTCCCGAAGGCAGTGCTTCAGGGTTTCTAACAGGGTCTCCTCCCTGGTTTCCGGGGATGAACCTGCCGTCAAGGGCATTTAGGACCTGCTGGATTTCCTCTTCCCCGAGAGCCAGGTTTGCAGCATATTCTTCGGCACTGGCAAGGAAGGTGCTGACAGTTTCATTGCCTGTCCCAAGTACCTGGACCTGAGCCTCAGTGGAATTGACTCCCTGGTTAAGGACAAGGTCAAGAAGGTAGAGCTGGGCACTTTCGGTCTCGTTAAATTCACTGACAGAATCGGCAAAGTCAGTCCCAAGCATGGAATTCACCATACCCACAAGCTGTTCCCCTTTCGGACTGGTCCCAAGGATGTGCAGCCCATAAGGCATGGACTGGCTCTTATATTCATCCAGCAGCTCT
This window of the Methanosarcina mazei S-6 genome carries:
- a CDS encoding GNAT family N-acetyltransferase, which translates into the protein MINVEYTDGAQESLYLIESLWQGSRTHHKNKSKYFADTYANKRFQDRVNELTDDSKAAMRVNLVKDKDTGQYIGYCISTIDKEMIGEIDSLYVEKEYRKHGIGSQLMEKALEWLDKNKVKSKIVAVGDGNEKVIDFYNHYGFYIRKIILEQVSN
- a CDS encoding ribose 1,5-bisphosphate isomerase codes for the protein MKEVQETAEKIRTMEIRGAGRIAKAAAEVIRDYAAGLEAASIEEFAAGITEVSNYLISTRPTAVSLPNAVKLSSRYSSDNVENARKEVINNANLFIERADKALGRIGKIGAGRVQDGDVIMTHCNSHAALSIITTAFEDGKNISVIATESRPRRQGLLTVRHLNGFGIPTTLIVDSAVRYYMKDVDKVIVGADAIAANGALVNKIGTSQLALAAHEARKSFMVAAETFKFSPSTILGIPIEIEERSTDEVVDPSVLAELPHVQVKNPAFDFTPSEYIDMIVTDIGIIPPAMAYIVIKEHLGWEFEEI
- a CDS encoding helix-turn-helix transcriptional regulator, with protein sequence MSNSLLELIFLSEKRKNLLLFLKEGPKNIEEIKTNLDTSAVAILPQIKKLRDDSLVFRTEDSYFLSPLGIAVAERMHAMMRVLNVFSRNYDYWADHAVECLPSPLKSRIGDLENCIFSEPPDWTHLFEPHREFVEKLTVSRKIKGISAIFFPLYPSLFLSFAKNGADVTLLVTLPVYERIKGEYRSELREFLSLDNTCLYVCEEKIEFSHVVTDKFLSLSLPFSNGAFDHTRDVLCFDPVALKWGEDLFAYYRDRSEKIKKV
- a CDS encoding FmdE family protein, translated to MDFNDANFDTAVKFHGHVCPGISIGYRVAMLATERFKDRSEDEELVAVVENRSCAVDAIQAINGCTCGKGNLIFKEHGKHVYTFYKRGSEKALRISLKPDALPQDSRHTALFAKLRAGTASPEEEKEFQASHDAKSQRILEMPEEELFRVSEVNIEPPEKAIIYPTVICSKCGEGFMEPLGRVKNGEIVCISCFEAKNE
- the tsaA gene encoding tRNA (N6-threonylcarbamoyladenosine(37)-N6)-methyltransferase TrmO; protein product: MSENSENAPEKVEFTPIGYVENDYFKPEYKEEVYEKVSKIVLREDLVDGLYRVEELEKLYILFYFSKSEGYKLIHRRRYDGEMSGVFASRSPYRPNGIGLTLVELLKVEGNVLYVKGIDAINGTPVLDIKPYMKDLEEKAKEKAK